In the Diospyros lotus cultivar Yz01 chromosome 13, ASM1463336v1, whole genome shotgun sequence genome, CTTGGGTATAACTGTATGTTGCACGATAAAATGTCTCCATCACATCCTTTCGTTGTTTACATTgtttcttcaagttttgcttaaggtggaagaaacaGAATACATGTGAGACATTGGGGAAGATAAGACTCATCGCATTCGCAATGCTTTGGTGTCAATCGGATACGATGATCAAATCCTCTAGCATGCCGATAGCCTCccttaattttgtcaaaaaccAAATCCATGATCTGTCAGACTCACCATATCCAAATCCAAAAGCGATAGGATAATTCATCTCCTCACCATCTTTGCAAATGGCAACAAAAATCACCCCTTTGTATTTACCTTTTAAGTGGGTGGCGTCAACGGAAACAATTGGTCTTATGTAAGATCGAAAACCCTTAAGGGAAGCTCTAAgagcaaaaaatgaatataataaatgattattttcaTCAATTTCTATTATCGTGATACTGCCATGATTTGTTTCTTtcaacatgtgaaaatatgagggtAGCTGCTGAAATGGCTCATCTGCATTGCCGTAAGCAAGTCTCTTTGCAAACTGTAAAGACCTCCAAGCTTTAGTGTACATGATCTGCACACTATGTTGCTCTAACAACTCCCCAATTAGCATTCCAGGTGTATATTCACTGATTGCCACTCGTTTTGAGAACAAACTCCCTATGACAATAGCCTTCACACTTTAAAAATGTGAATCATAGACATTTGGAGTACATGTGACCCGGGATAAACTTCACCACATGCCAAAACGTACAACTAGGTCTGTATCTTACACGAAGCAGAAACTTGCAGTTCATATCTTTGCAACCGACCTCAAATCGAATAATGCACGAACGTCTGATTCTATAATCTATCTTCACATGAACACAATATTGTCCAAAAGCCAAAATCAGTTTctgtttacttttaaatagtGCGCCTTGGGAAAACATATCACCCTGGTAGGGAATCAACACTTCAGGTTGCGTTGCCtcaattacataattttctACTCCAGGAACAACCCAATTTCCATGTAAAGGGTTGTCATCAAATTGTGAATCTGAAAATCTTACTTCTAGGTACTCCGAACTGGCTCCTCCTTCATTATCATCACCACTGTCATCGCCACTACTATCATCACCATTATCATCTGTTTCattatcaccatcatcatccATGTGTGCAACGTCATCTGACAAACCAGTCGTACCATATGTACCGAAATCATCATTCTACATTGGATTACGTGATATAAGTGAAATGTCAACACCTGTATCTTGATTACCACCAAAAACTCCAGCATCTTTATAATATCCTAGTACtatgagaataataataattaattttttgtgttatttttttacatcctttagatattataattgagaaaactaatagGTTTACAGTTGGTGGactaagttgaaaaaggaaaagctaagtaaatgggtttagagttagtgggttaagttgaaaaaggaaatgctaattaaatgggcttagaaagtgggcttaaaattaatgaattaaatgaaaaaataatctattcaaaagaagatttgaaaaataattaaggtcacaaaataattaaaaatagtgggagaaataattgaaaaatgtgggAGAGAAAGTAGGgtatgaataaataattaaagattatgggtgatatttagtgaaaaataataaacaaaagtgacaaaataattaaagataatgggtgaaataattgagaaatgtgggagagaAAATAGGATgtagacaaataatcaaaaataattggtgaaataattaaaaatgtgggagacaaagtagggtatggacaaataattaaagattataagtgagatttagtgaaaaataattaagaaatgtgacaaaataattaaagatgatgggtgaaataatttagaaatgtgggagacaaagtagggtgtgaacaaataatcaaagataatgggtgaaataattgagaaatgtgagagacaaaatagagtgtggacaaataattaaatattatgaatgggatttagtgaaaaataattaagaaatgtgacaaaataattaaagataatgggtcaCTAGAATTATACTAAGgttaattcaaccttctataaatagagaaaacttgaaaggtttgagaacttaagttaaaaagagaaatgttgaaagaaagatttgagagtgagagagatttgaaaaagagaaagaatgaaaaaaagggaaaaaatatagaaaaaaatatcaaaaaattcatagaAAAATCTTATAGGCTGGGTTTAATAGTTCATGTAAAAATTTGTGACAGAAGGCattgttggatacgcaaatcgaggcTTCGTCTcagtatagaagaataccaAATTGCTCGGCGAGAAGGTGagttatctttaaaaaaaatttcaaaaatatgataatgatattttagaagttttgatgatgaaattggaagagaaataaatgattggtatttattatggatttttttgaGACAATAGATGctttaaaattaaagagaaaatgagaaataaatagaacatgaattctaaaaattatgaggaaCTTTTTGGagtttaggaatattgttttaaaaattattgtgaagagaaattgagaaaattttatgaggaaGTATCTAATTCATAATttggaggaaataataggaggaaataggagaaattaggaaaattagagaaaattagaaatctgattttcttaaataattatgatacCCAAggtacgtcaaggttcataattgaatacgattggaagtccgacgtgaattttgagacaaaattatctttttacaaagtaagtggtacttcccaactggatttaattttatgaaaatgcttgatttgtaagtggttcgacctaaaacccaatttttatataaataattttgtcatgttgtcatgccttgatgtgagtatttcatgtagattgcatttacatgtattgatgatgaaatatgcatatgagtatgatgagattcacggtcatacattgcatgggtttgggattaggtactgacgttgttgctttgccaagggtgcacccatacaccccggtctggcagggagactgtaaaaatgacaAGTAATCTTAAGGTGTAGTTAAtccaaatatgagagttatgatattatgtgcattacatacatacatgagcattaaatgttttgttcccttacttagatgattcatcatctaacttgggttttgcccctagaatattcaaatgttctagatggagattgtagcagaaacgaagtgaatgaggcatgaaataacacttagcaaagtgcatgatgagttgtatgatgagttgaatgtatgttatgtagcccatgtatttaagttctgctactttgaattctgaacgttctgagaaatgatgatgtatagtctcacttatagttaatgatgatgtataaccttatttatggttaatgagaatgtataaccttatttatggttaatgagaatgtaagaattgatgtatgattaatattaaaatgttaggttcgattctagcttccgcatttaatgtttatattgcttctctttcaagataaatgtatggaaattttggaatggataagagtaatgatatggtttagttctagtagtattgaaaaaaaaaattattatcccaaaattgtcttAAGTTTTAATGCGCTCAAAAAACGCAgcgttacaattggtatcaaagcgaaTTATAAGAAAACTTAGGAAAGATCATCAGGAATCTATGAACCCGAGGTTTAGAAAAACTTAGATTTAGAAATCCTTATTTATAAATTCGGGGATGGATGATCGAAGTCTTAAAGGTTACTGGATTTAAGTGTGGTATAGTGAAaatgcatgtctaggaaagttttggctaagaaaagacttggtatttaagtgtgtccgtttgaaacccacctctctttcttgggaacttacctggtgtactattcacgagCAAACAATATTCTAGTATACGGCTACTATTCTCAATAAATAGTGGAAGCTTGATGAAAGATGGTACAAGCGAAATGATCTAGCTATTAAAGTTAGGATTCGATGATATAATTCGGGTGTAaagttgactcggtaaccatgattatggatccgagaggtttaaagactgttgatttgaggtcattagtcaaaatccttACAAGGAAAGATAGGATAACTGTGGTTATCGAGGATGATCAAATCATGGAtaattagtctgatgtgacatggcCTAACTGATAAGTTGAGGATCAAAGGATAAGGATTTTTTAAGATCATTTAGTGTCTCGAAAATAAGATATGtagatcagggatccaacggattggGTCAAACGAGAGGCCGAAGATGGCTAAGTGATGGCACGTGAGTTGCGTCAATTGATGAGGTGACAGTGGTGCAATCGATGAGACTCGTAGAGACGGGACAGGGAACCCTTGTAACGTGACAACACTACTAGTTTGGTGTTCGCAGTgaacagatctggatctaggaaCCCACTGTAAAAGGCTGATTGATGGCTTGTGGTAAGGTACGCGAGACCTGTCGACCAAAGCGTCATAATAGATGGCATGGGAGATGATCAGATACTGAAGATCTGGGACAACACAATAGGGTTTATACCTTGTAAAGGGTTCAAGTTCCAATGAACTGGAgtgcgaggtgtgccactagctggTGATATGACTACAGATTGTTGTTCAGATAGTTGTGAGAAATCTTTAGGACAatcatttatgaaaataaggagcCTGTTAATATGTGGTATAGGCACTTGCGGTCAGTGAAAAATCGTAAGAAAATTGAGGTAATGAGAGAAATACCAGGATGTGTTCTCGGAAGATGTATTGAAATTGTTTATTGACAAATAAAACTGCTATTAATAACTTGAGGTTATCTAATGATCAGCTATGTGTGGCTTGACTAAGGACGTAAATTATCAGGTTTTGAAAGagatgataattaagagtcgatatttttatctcgatttgatgaattattaaacagctgcaagaggctgagatatttattattgataTGCAATCAAGCGTAAAGATAAGGGAATGAGACATTAAAGTACTCAAAAATATAGCATTTGTTCCATATGTTCAATATAGttacaagagatcaagccataagaaaaaaaaaacagagagctATACCCTAGAATGCTGCCAATGCTCAATGCCGATGATGACTACTGAAAATATCGGGTCCAAGCTCATCGACATCGTCATGATGAGGCCACTGGATACCGCTAGTTTCGCAGGGGTGAAATAGAGAAGTAGTCTCCAAAAAACTATAGGGAGTGAAGCATGTTCAGGCATAATGAGATAATGAGGCCACTAGATACCACTAGTCTCGCCAGGGTGAAATATAGAAGAAGTCTCTGGA is a window encoding:
- the LOC127788091 gene encoding uncharacterized protein LOC127788091, producing the protein MDDDGDNETDDNGDDSSGDDSGDDNEGGASSEYLEVRFSDSQFDDNPLHGNWVVPGVENYVIEATQPEVLIPYQGDMFSQGALFKSKQKLILAFGQYCVHVKIDYRIRRSCIIRFEVGCKDMNCKFLLRAIVIGSLFSKRVAISEYTPGMLIGELLEQHSVQIMYTKAWRSLQFAKRLAYGNADEPFQQLPSYFHMLKETNHGSITIIEIDENNHLLYSFFALRASLKGFRSYIRPIVSVDATHLKGKYKGVIFVAICKDGEEMNYPIAFGFGYGESDRSWIWFLTKLREAIGMLEDLIIVSD